The DNA segment GATATGATATACACAAATATCTAACCAAGAACAAATTACCGAGTGATAATAAGAAGGTAAGGAGATAAAATGAAGGGCACTTAGTTTCGTCATGATCAACCAAATTCTGTTCAAAATATCTTTCTCTCAACctttgttaaagtgtttgggtcCCGACGAGGCGAATTATGTATTACGGGAAATTTATGAAGGTTATTGCGGAAGTCACCTAAGCAGTGTTGCCCTAGCTCGAAAAGCTCTTTTAGCTGGTTTCTTTTGGCCCACTATGCGAAAGGACTCATCAGATATGGTTAATTCATGTTATAATTTCCAAAGGCATGCTAACCTACAGTGGAGACCAGCAGAATACATGAAGGCAGTTGTGGCTGCCTGTCCTTTTGATCAGTGGGGGATGGATATTGTTGGGCCATTCCCTATTAGCACGGGGCAAATGAAATTCTTGTTGGTTGCAAtcgattatttttataaatggGTAGAGGCCGAGCCTCTAGCAAAAATTACAGATAAATAAGTGCTCAGTTTTCTGTGGAAAAATATAGTGTGCCGTTTTGAGATCCCGCGCACATTGGTGTCAGACAATGGGAGACAGTTCTTTGGAGCTAAAGTCCGAGCATGGTGTCAAGATATGAAGATCAAGCAAGTTTTCACATCTGTAGCATACCCGCAAGGGAATGGACAGGTGTAAGTTACCAACTGGACAATAGTTCAAGCTCTCAAAACACGATTGGACACATGCAAGGGTAAGTGTGTAGAAGAACTCTCATCATTACTATGGTCATACAAAACTACAACCCGATCTGGGACGGGCGAAACACCTTTCAGCATGGTATACAGCACTGAGAATGTTCTTCCAGCAGAAATAGGGCAAGAAAGTGCACATATATTGGCATATGGAGACATCAATCAAGAGTTACGGGCAATGGATCTGGACTTTCTGGAAGAGAATAGGACCCGAGCAGCAATAAGGCTTGCAGCTTATCGGAAAAGAATGACCCGGGCCTATAATAAAAGAGTGCATCCTAGGGTTTTTCATGAAGGAGACTTGGTGATGCGAAAGATACAACATCCAGGAGAAAGAGTAAAGTTAGatgccaagtatgaagggccaTTCAAGGTAATAGGAAAGGCCGGAGTAGCTGCTTATTACTTAAGAGGACAACCAAGGAACGAAAGGGAAAAGCCATGGAATGCTCAAAACTTGAAAATATACTACCCCTAACAACCCAGTTCAGGTCTGTTTTTTGGTTACTGAGCTGGTATCCAtctatttattcttcttttttgcTATTTATTCAGTCTTTAATTATGTTTCAAGAGTCGATCCTGTCGTCTGAAGTCAGTatgttttattataattttttagaaaCATTATTTCTTAATACCATGTTATCACTTGAAACATACCACAAAAACCCACTTCAGTGGTCTCATAAAGCCCAGGCAGGTTTGACACATCAAAATCCACTTCAGTGGGATTAAACATTCCAGGCAGAACTGGGACAAAAAgaccacatcagtggcatcaaaaaccCACTTCAGTGGTCTCATAAAGCACAAGCAGGTCTGACACATCAAAATCCAATTCAGTGGCATTAAACATTCCAGGAAGGACTGGAACAAAAAgaccacatcagtggcatcAGAAACCCACTTCAGTGGTATCATAAAGCCCAGGCGGGTTTCGCACATCAAAATCCACTTCAATGGCATTAAACATTCCAGGCAGGACTGGAACAAAAAGACCACATCAGTGGCATAAAAAACCCACTTCAGTGGTCTCATAAAGCCTAGGCAGGTCTGACACATAAAAATCCACTTGAGTGGCATTAAACATTCCAGGCAGGACTGGAACAAAAATAccacatcagtggcatcaaaaaccCACTTCAGTGGTCTCAtaaaagcccagacaggtctgacATAAAAAACCCACTTCAGTGGTCTCATAAAACCTAGGCAGGTCTGGTACATCAAAGTACACATCAATGGCATCAAAaacccacatcagtggtatcaaAAGCCCAAGCAGGTCTGGTACAAAAGACCACTTCAGTGGCATTCAAAAACCCACAATTGGTAATCAAAAGTCCAGGCATGTCTAGAATATTAAAACTCACCTCTGTGGCAATATAAAATCCAAGAGGCAATATCATACAACAAAGTCCAGTAAAATCTTTTCATCAAGCAAAAtttcaaaatgataattttaaaaTGGAGCaacatttatgatttatttctgTGAAAAAATAACTATCCTCAAAGTTTAAAGATCAGGACACAACTCGGGTCTGTGCGCGCCTAGTGGTATTGGACATGCCCGATCTATAGTTCGGGCATCGCATGATTGATTGCATGTGGGGAGTTCATCACTGGGATTGCGTGAAGTTATTAGCTCGGCAAGCTATACTTAGATAGGATCACAGACCTGGaattcaatattattttttaagttgcGAGGAATTGTATCATATTGAGAATACCTAAACAAAGTATGACAAGTAGGGACCCAGATAAGGCCTtaaataaaaactcaaaattcaagAATTCAAAGTCTTAAACCCAAGATAGaaacaaaacaacaaaaaacgACCACACAGGGTCTATAATGAAACATGTTTTTTATCAACAAATACGAGGGAAGTTTCTAAGTGGTAGGATCATCAGTCTTCTTGGTGGTTTGTCCCTGGTTGGGCCCTTCAAGTGTTTGCGGGTTCACCTCATCTTCATCAGGCATGTCCTCTAAAGCCTTCACACAGTCCAGGAAAGTGGCGGGATGCTCGACCTCTGAATAACCATTAGCTTGGAATTGAGCTAGGAATCCTTTGAAACCCTCGTCAAAGAAGGCAGCAGCTTTGATGGCCACAAAATTGGCGAATTTGGAAGAGTCTAAGAACTCTTTTTTCTTCTCAGCCCACCCGATCTCTAGATAAGTTTCAATTTTCTGGGTTAGGCCCCGAACTGTGGTTGTCAATTCAACTTTATCCACCTCCAGCTCAGCAATTTTAGTGTTAGCAATGTCCAGGGTGGTACGGTACGACTCAACTTCAGCCTTCATCCCGGCCATTTCTTCCTCATGTTCCTTCTTTATCTCACGGGTCTTCCGCGTGAGTTAAGAAATCCGAGCTACAAACGCCTCCTGATTCATGGTATGTTTTTCCCGGGCTTTGAAAGCTCGGCTTATGATTTCTCCTCCCCAATCTAGGGCCTGTGATAATGTGCAAGGATAAATAGCATCTCTAGGTTCAAGATAAGGCATACAATAATAACATACCTACATGAAAGCCAAGGCAAAGTTTTGCTCAGCTTTCGGACTGGGCACAACTTGTAGAATTTTTACTTTGGCTCGGGAGATCAGGTTCTACATCATGCCTAGGCTCCCTCGGGGATCAGGCTGTGAAAAGAAGGACATATCAGGCATCCCGAGCTGGAGCATCATACCACAAGGCTCGGCATCAGGTAGGGATTCAAAATCCTCTACCGGGCCCTTGCCTTGGTGATGCAATCATGGATGGTGTGCATATTGAACAAGTGACTAAGGAAGCTAAAGAACCATTGGCGATGCCACaaggaccaattacgagaggtctAAGCAAGAAATTTAATGAATCCCTTCAAAGTTTCATGACAAATTATCAAGATAGTGTTGGTGatattgaagatcaatttgAAGGATATTTTAATGTTCTTGAAGTTGAAAAGGATCAACAAAGTGATGCAAAATTGGTGCAACAATCGAATGGAGGAGGAATGATTTCACGCATCTGCGCCGAAGCTCGCGCATCTGCGCCAGGGGCCGTGCATCTGCGCGAATTGTCTTGCCTCTGCGCAAATGGGATTTCTTAAGTGTCTGGAGTTTTGTGCATATGCGGGAAATTTTGTGCATATGCAGTGTTTTAGTTTCTTTGGGATTTCTGACGTGTCTAGAGGTTTGTGCATATGCAGGAAATTTTGTGCATATGCAGCGTTTTAGTTTCATTGGTTTCTGGAATGTTGTGCATATGCGGGAAACTTTGGTGCATATGCGGTGTTTTGGGTTTCCTTGATTTAGCGCTTCTGCGGGAAGAGTTTATGCATTTGCGTGAGTTGGAAATCACAAACTACTGGAGTTTCATGCATCTGCGAGGGATTGAGGCGTATCTGTGCGTATTCGAGAAATACACACAATGCGGcatttttttgtgtgtttcgggaattaaatattattttatttaattattattttgagtattttataTCTATTAGGAAATTTTAAGATGATATCTTGTgatatattttcaatattttgcgttatcttttatattttattgtaaactataaatactttgtttattttcattaataataattcagattcagtttatacacaaattattgaaattctctcaagaattttattcaaagctttgctttggctTTACAAATCAAACTTTGtcagtttaattacttggaagcgtATGTCGAttgatttctcactgaagattgtcagatacaagttatctgaaggttttctttggtttcaattgtcgtgatttctgttgttaatcgtaccgtcgattaaaggtggaaatccaaaaatcctatcaattttaattgtttcaaagattgaaaaaaactttggatcttttgtttattgattagagggtgcgattcaaattATAATCGTatttgctaatcttacacatcaagattcatatcatttggtatcaaagccaaggttttgaatcaagtaagtatctatcttcatctatctctgttcttcgtgttcttcgtttTTCATCATTTGTTCTTCATTTGAGTCTATTCTTTTCCAAATTTCAAAGCCGTTTCTTTCAAACTttttatccaagtctcgtgtcttgtgttacaagttataaattcaaaaacaaaattggtaaaaaaaaatagtgggaccgaaattctgaaaaaaaaagtgaagaaaagtaGCTTGTGGCCAATTCCTTTGTCTTTGTTCATTCTTGGGCGCGAGTCAAAGTCAATTTGTCCATAAAATTTCTTGCGTGTTTTTGTCAATCTTTGTGGGTCAAttttcaagcgtctaaaagttttTAAACTTGAAGGTTTGAATTTTCTTCTACAAAGCAAAGCCTCTCCataaatttgagtgaaaaaaaagaagtgattgagtgatttgtttggagttaactgtgagaatttgtgtgaggaaatttattactaacgattttcttacaggtaccatgaatcctaataaagatgttagttaaagtgtgaaccaaggaatttccaaggttcaaatggaggtGTTGATGGGGTAGTTGTCTAGGGTGTTGAGAACGGAGTTAGAACCTCTTCATGAGCTGATGAGTAaattggaggagagtagtgatagtggaaaaaacaaattaaaataggAAGGGGAATGATTTTGATGATGATCAGGAGAGTTTTGATGAAAATTGGGATGGGGAGAGAAGAGTACATGGGGGTAGGCATAGGCGAGAAGCGGTGCATGTAAAATATTCGGAGGGCAGTAGGGAGGATGGGAATATTAGTAGCcttaagatgaaaattctaGCGTTTCGTGGAAAATCTAATCCGGAGGCGTATTTGGAATGGGAGAAGGgtgtggagtttgtgtttgattgacATCACTATTATGATCTTAAGAAAGTaaggttggcagtggttgagtttgtagactatgAGTTAATCTgttgggatcaattagtgacctcTAGAAGGAGGTGTGGGGAGCCGCCTATTGAGACATGGGAAGAGATGAAACGTGTCATGAAGAACCGGTTTGTGCCTAACCATTATTATCGTGATATGTACAGGAGTTTACAAACTTTGAAGCAAGGTCCAAGgagcgtggaggattactacaaagagttggagaccacgatgattcggaccaacattgaggaggataatgaagctacaatggccaAATTTTTTCgcggtttgaatagagaaacccaagaccaagtggagcttcgccactattttgatttggatgagatggtgcagacggCCATGAAAGTGGAGAAGCAGCTCAAGAGAATAGGAGCTGGCTGATTTCCTTCAGGTGGAGGATCATCGACTTCTTGGCATCCAAACGTTGCAAAAGGGAGGACAAAAAGCCGGTGTTCAAACCAAAATCTAACATCAAATCGGAGGCACGAAAGCAAGTGGTTAAAGGTACATCTGAAACCTCTAATACTCgatctagagatattaaatgttttaggtgtCAAGGTATTGACCATATTTCTAGCCAATGCCCAAATAAGAAATTGATGATTATTAATGCTTGTGGTGATGTggagtcggagagtgaggaggaaaATTATGGTGGTATGCCTACGTTGGTAGATCCTGATGATGAGGATGGGTTCGGGGATGTTGTTGGTGAGTTATTGGTGAGTAGGAGAGTGTTACATGCACAACCTAGAGAGGAAGAAGAGAGTTAGagggaaaatatttttcatactcATTGTTTTGTGAATGGGAAGTTGTGCAGTCTTATTATTGATGGGGGTAGTTGCACCAATGTAGTGATTAGTGAACTTGTGGAAAAATTGGGATTGTCTCTTttgaagcatcctcaaccatataggtTGCAATGGTTTAATGACTGTGCGGAGGTGAGAGTTAATAGGCGAGTTGTTGTGCCATTTTCTATTGGCAAATATATTGATGAGGTTTTGTAGTAGCccataccctaattgagtaattaaaggattaatgctaattaaataaattgggtatcggacggatcggaagctccgaaggcacgatcggaagctccgaacaggatcggaagctccgatgagcgatcggaatcaccgatgatattacgtcatccatgacgattggctagatcggaagctccgatcacccctatccgaagtcaacaagtgatattttgacacgtggcagatcaggatcttcggaagctccgatggcaggatcggacgttccgatcgaggttcggacgttccgatcaaggatcggaagttccgatcgttgtctataaatagaaggccgaggcttcactttcatttgccaattccgagttttcctttccattctagtccttttggagctgttctagtcttcttaggcttggtccggaggtcggagagacATTCgagagtcgtagcggagttgtgtccaagatctggaggcatcgacatcaaagggctaacgacggacgaaagtatagcttttgcttcctataaatatttaggagtatgcaatagcttagttaaggtttttagagcactttaatgatagtagtatcatttggcagtgtagagcagactataggcgtggacctagagttggtagagcttgcactgttttgaggtacaaaagtactgttcgagatatcctgactgagtatgcatgtattatgtgactgcatgatttatatgccatgatattatgctgcattcatttgcatcttgttgtatctctttcgagatgtctgttagtagggttgtaccctatcctgttagtggatggacttccatcgatttgggtccggcgtatccacggttatctcggtatgggagccacctcctgaagcgacggcacagcgtgctacataccagggcccggtctgtctctgttatctgatccttgacctcgagtctatagggagttcactttgcatgcatgtatactcatactctcgtactgagcattttatgctcacgtctcgtactctgtattttctggacaccctattccatggggcaggtttgcgattggacgaggagggtggatccaggaggggctagtcagtggttggccagctggagcttcgcttaggttttattactgttgtttgggttgatacagctattcgatttggttgtatattattggataaattacagattcctttacttgggattgtatattgtttatgattttcgcagttttattctgatatctgtttaattaagttaattgcatgcataagttctgtttagtaggtgatccgggtaagggtcactacatttatggtatcagagcatgcaaaagaattcttgggatttagtctcatcttgatgtatttttgtagatgaaaaatcgtgacgaccggagttctcatggcagtgttggtgggcgttgggttgatgccgaccgggagcctcgtcgagaacggcgtcatcgtcatcatgacgacgagcgtttcactgtgcgtcgattcttatctatgggtcctaagcctttAGTTGGAGGTGattctccggaggatgcggagaactggttagaccgcatggagatgacttttcagactttccaatgcaccgagaagcagaaggtggagacccttggctatcttctggatgggcgtgcgcgcaggtggtggaggtttacttctgcaccttttgttgcggcaagaggagtggccacctgggccgagttctgcacagctttccaaaagcggtattttcct comes from the Henckelia pumila isolate YLH828 chromosome 1, ASM3356847v2, whole genome shotgun sequence genome and includes:
- the LOC140860510 gene encoding uncharacterized protein, with translation MVYSTENVLPAEIGQESAHILAYGDINQELRAMDLDFLEENRTRAAIRLAAYRKRMTRAYNKRVHPRVFHEGDLVMRKIQHPGERVKLDAKYEGPFKVIGKAGVAAYYLRGQPRNEREKPWNAQNLKIYYP